The Euphorbia lathyris chromosome 8, ddEupLath1.1, whole genome shotgun sequence genome has a window encoding:
- the LOC136204060 gene encoding nudix hydrolase 4 — MGGLSFFVRNFATFLSFLIPLLEKFPSKLLPAQLEKLVSSLARTGRDLQRYDHRGFRQVVGCIPYRYKKSNSLMSSKEIEVLVISAMKGDGMLFPKGGWENDESMVDAGMRETFEEAGVSGEIEEKLGKWFYMSKRGSIMHEGHMFPMLVQKQLDHWPEKNIRKRRWVSVKEGREVLQLTWMREALEALVQRHDAQKQ, encoded by the exons ATGGGAGGATTATCTTTCTTCGTAAGAAATTTTGCaactttcctttcctttctcaTTCCCCTCCTCGAGAAATTCCCTTCCAAATTGCTCCCTGCTCAACTCGAGAAACTCGTGTCCTCACTCGCTCGCACTGGCCGTGATCTGCAGCGTTATGATCATAGAGGGTTTCGTCAAGTTGTAGG gTGTATACCATATAGATACAAGAAAAGTAATTCACTGATGTCTagtaaagaaattgaagttCTTGTTATAAGTGCAATGAAGGGTGATGGAATGTTGTTCCCAAAG GGAGGATGGGAGAATGATGAATCAATGGTAGATGCAGGAATGAGAGAGACATTTGAAGAAGCTGGAGTATCTGGTGAAATTGAG GAGAAATTGGGGAAATGGTTTTACATGAGTAAAAGAGGTAGCATAATGCATGAAGGTCATATGTTTCCTATGTTGGTTCAGAAGCAATTAGATCACTGGCCAGAAAAGAACATCAGAAAGAGAAGATGG GTGTCTGTAAAAGAAGGTAGAGAAGTTTTGCAACTTACATGGATGAGAGAAGCTTTAGAAGCTTTAGTTCAGAGGCATGATGCTCAAAAACAATAG